In Cyprinus carpio isolate SPL01 chromosome A1, ASM1834038v1, whole genome shotgun sequence, the following proteins share a genomic window:
- the LOC109048651 gene encoding thioredoxin-like, whose translation MIIVIEDQDGFDKALAEAGDKLVVVDFTATWCGPCQSIAPFYKGLSENPSYANVVFLKVDVDDAQDVAQSCEIKCMPTFHFYKNGKKLDDFSGSNQTKLEEMVNQYKG comes from the exons ATGATCATCGTCATTGAAGATCAG GATGGCTTTGACAAAGCTCTTGCTGAGGCGGGTGATAAGCTTGTAGTGGTTGATTTTACAGCCACATGGTGTGGACCTTGTCAGAGCATCGCACCATTTTACAAA GGCCTGTCTGAAAATCCTTCCTATGCTAATGTGGTCTTCCTCAAAGTGGACGTAGATGATGCACAG GATGTAGCCCAGTCTTGTGAGATTAAATGTATGCCAACATTCCACTTCTACAAGAACGGGAAGAAG CTGGATGATTTCTCTGGGTCCAACCAGACTAAACTGGAAGAGATGGTGAACCAATACAAAGGTTAA